The Paenibacillus sp. FSL H7-0357 nucleotide sequence ACTGTATGTCCCCAACTGTTTAGAGCTTTTTAAAGTTTTTTTATTTTTCTTTTATTTTTCTTCTCCAATCGACAAAAAAAACCGAGCAGTATATTGCTGCTCAGGTTGGTTAAACAGTTCCGAATATTTAATTATTGGCATTTGAGCCGCGCAGCCGATTAATTAGCGCATTCAAATCAGACTGTTGAGGAGCAACAGATTCACGGTTCGACTCTTGGATGGAGAGATAGACTTCTTTGCGGAAAATATCAACATGTTTCGGTGCAGAAATCCCCACTTTAACTGTATCCCCATCCACACTTAGGATCGTCAGCTCAATCTGGTCCTGTATCACGATGGACTCCCCTTTTCTGCGGGACAGTACGAGCATGTTATCCACCATCCTTTCCGTCTATAGTCGACTGTTCCTGCAGCAAGCTATGCTTCGTATGATAAGGGGCCTTGTGCAAAACAATCTGTTTGCCGGATAGGCCTGTAGGATTGAGTACAACGGGAGCGAGAAGATTAATCGTTGATTGATCTAATTGCTCTTTTAATGTAATAATGCAGCGGACAACGACATCTTTGCCAATCCCTAACTCTTCAGCTTCATCATCCGGCAACTCAAACTCAAAGGTGGGGTAAAAGACAAAGGGATCACCTAATAAGAAAGATAGACCTATGGTTTTTACAGACTGTAATACCCAAAACGGAGTTTCCGCCATCGGTATCAGAGCAAATTCAGTCTCCTCATCGAAGCCGGGCAATCCTTTAGAGAAATGATAGATCTGTTCTTCGTCTATTTCTAGTTTACCCCAAGACAGCGTTTCAATAATCAAGTTGTTCACTCCTTAAAAGTTCTGCAATGCAAAACTATTCCTTAGGCATAATATAATATTATTAGAAAAGTACAAAAGCTATAGAGGCGCTCTAGGCACATCTATAGCTTAACAAGCTACAATTGAACATTCACTTCGGGTGGAATAAACTGAATCGATGCATATTGCTGCATGTAAATATTCAGCTTGCCGCGAGTATATTCAGTCTCCGGACGATGTCTCTCGACTTGTATATCAACCTCTGCTGCCCGAAAGCTAATTTGGGGAGCTCTCGTCTCAATATGGATATCCACGTTATCATAGGAGGCCGGCCCACAAGGCTCAGGGAAGGAATTCGGCTCAGTATCCATGCCATATATTTCAGCTATCGTATTACCAGGCTTAAAAAACTCAGCCATTCTTGTTCCTTGCTCCACTCTGCGGGCAATCGCTTGTAGATACAACTGCTGAATTCCTGAATAGATACGTTTGTTCATATCCAATACACTGCCTCCGTTATAGGCGGCGTGTGCCCTCGTTTGGTCAATAGTAAGCTCCGGCCGGAATGACTGCACGTTGAGTTCCCCTGGGGTAGTCGTTACATTTACCTCTGCCTTGGGCTGAGACATGGAGAACGTGCCGGGATCAGCATCAATACCAATTATCGCCGGTGTCTGCCGAATTTGCAGAATGGACTGCATAAGCGAACTTCACCTCCGTTATCTGATAAAGTCCACGAGTGTGGTAGATATAATCTTAGCACCTACCGACAAAGAGGCATTGTAGATATTCTCTTGAATTTTGGACTTCATAATAAGCTCCTCGTAATCGGCATCTTCCGTCTTCGCTTGCAGATCCGTCAGGTTGATATTGAGATCGCTAAGGCGGTCCTGCATTAATTCCACGCGATTAGTCTTAGCACCTATCTCTGCGCGGGCAGATAAAATGGTTTCAACCCGTGTATCGATTTTGTCCAGTTGACCTGATATGGCTGTTAAATCACCTTTTTTCAAGGCATCAGAAATGTTATTAATAATTGAGAATAGATTATCAGAATCCCCAGTATGACCAAACACATCATTACCAGTCATATTAATAGGCATCTGCACACCTTCACCTACAATATACTGAATTTGTCCAGAATCTGTAGTGACCGGCATGGAAGTGTCATAGGTCCCATCTGCCCCTTTGGCAAAATCATACGGCTTGGCATCATATTTCTCACCATTAAAGATGTATTTACCATTGAGCTTGCTGTTGGAGATATCCACAAGTTGCTGTTTGAGCTGCAAAACCTCTTCGTTGATGCTGTCCAAAGCCGATTGGGGATTGCTTCCTGTCGATGCTTTCACGGTAAGCTCCCGCAGACGCTGCACAACATCTCCTGCCTGGCCCAGCACAGTATCATTATAGTCAAGCCAAGAGAGAGCACCGTCTACGTTCCTGGTATATTGTTCATTTGACGAAAGCTCCGCACGGTAACGCAAGGAATATGTAATTCCTACAGGGTCGTCGGAGGGCTTGTTGATCTTCCGCCCGCTGGCAAGCTGCAGCTGTGTATCGTTCATGGTACGCGCATTGCGGTTCAAGTTAAGCAGCAGCTGTGAATTCATCATATTGGAGGTCACCCTCAACATATGCTCTTCCTCCTCTATCTGCCGACGGTGCCGGTAGAATTAATCAATTTATCGAGCATTTCATCAAAAGTCGTCATAAAACGCGCAGCAGCACTGTAAGCATGCTGGAATACCAGCATATTCGACATTTCTTCATCCAGTGATACGCCGCTTACAGACTGGCGGCGGGAATTCACTTGCTCGACCAGAAAGTCCGAATTGCTTGCCTGGCGGGCAGCCTCTTGTGATTGAATACCAAGCTGGCCAACCATAGAGCTGAGATAGGATCCGACAGTGCCTGTTGTAGAGCCGCTTGCTGTAGTAAATGTATTATTATCTTTGAGATTGCTGAACATCAGGGCCAAGGTATTATTGCCTTTGATCACTGAAACCTGGCCAGCAGCATCAGTAGTTGCACGCATCGAAGTTGCAAATAGACTTGGGTCGGCTGCAATCTCCGGATTTAAACGAATATTGCCGGCAGTGATAGCTTCACCTGCGACAGCAGGGGTAAAAAATGCGCGGCCTGAGCTGCCATCCATACCAAATCCCAACTGATGCATGCCGTTCAGGCCCTTAACAGTAGTTTTCAGATCACCTGTCAGAGGAATAGGAATTGCAGTACCTGCAAGCAGTGTGGTCTTAGTCCCGTCTACATTTATGATTTCTGAGTCTTTGAGTACTGTAGTTCCTGCGGGTACAGTAGAGCCTGCCGGAATAGTAACCTGCACCTCTCCGTTGGCAATCGTATTAGCCAAAGTATCAAGCTGTTTCTTGTAATCTGTGACATAAGTCCTGTTGGAAAATATCATCCCGTAAGCTTCTCCAGCCTTCAGATCTCCAGAATCATAAGCAGCATTAAGGAACGCGCTGTCTACCGTTGCGCTGAGCGCTGCTCCCTGCACAAGATTCCGCCCCCCCAATGAGATGTTATATCCGGCGTCCGTATCTACCACCGTAATATTAGCAATCTTGGACAGCTTGTCCGTCAACAGGTCACGTTGATCCCGCAGATCATTGGCTTGATCCCCCATGCCTTCAATTTTGGCAATGGATTGGTTCAGGTCGACGATAGAACTGAGGTAGGTTTGGATTTCCTTCCCCTTTACATCAATATTGGAGGTAAGATCACGATCAAGATTATTTAGTTGTGTGCTCATATAATTGATTGCATCAGTAAGCGATTGTGTGGTCTGCACTACAATTTTACGGGCCGTTGGGTCCTCTGGATTCTTGCTCAAATCTGACCAAGATTTCCAGAAGTTATCGAGTACGGTCCGGATGCCTGTATCTGAAGGTTCATTCACAATAGCCTCCAGCTTATCAAGAGTATCCGATTGGATGGTCCAGTTGCCGCTGGCGGCACTTTCTCCACGGTATTGGTCATCCAGGAACATTTCCCGGATCCGTTCGATGGAGGTGAATTCTACACCGGTACCCAGCTGGCCAGGAACGGTAGAATTAGTGAGTCCATACGCCTCAATAGGTGAAGCTGCTTTCATATTCACGCGCTGGCGGGTATAGCCCTCCGTATTTGCATTGGCAATGTTGTGTCCGGTTGTATTGAGCGCAGCAGTCTGCGTGAAAAGGCTTCGTCTTGCGGTCTCAATTGAGTGAAATGTCGATGTCATGCTACTTGGTCCTCCCTTGTGATTGCTCCGGCAAAACAGCCAGTAATAAATACATTTCTATCCGCGGGTGTCAAAAAGGCCCGGCCGTGCTGCGCTGTTGCCCTTGTCGGATGGATGATGATAGGTAAAGTCCTGGTTCGGTCTTCCGACAAGCAAATCCAGGGAATAATCTATAAAGGTAAGCGACTGCTCAATCAGCTTCTGGTTTAGCTCATTGGCTTTCTTCAAGCGACGCACTGTGTCTGAAAGCTTCTGCTGAATTTGCAGCAGCCGTAATTTGTCTTCAGGGTCAAATACAAGCCGGGACAGCTCTGTCAGATTCAGATTCAGGTTGGAGCGTATGCCCACATGCTGCAAAAAGGCATACGCAGCCTCCGTGCGCTGCTCTTCAAGCTGTCCAATCAGCTTCATTAATTTGGACTCACGGTTCATGATGTCAATAAGACCATCCACCTTGTTGTCCATAATCGTCTGTTTCTTGACAGCGGCCAGATCCAGCATCTGAAGATGCGCTTCGTCCAGCCGCTCAAGCAATTCAAGCAATTTCGTCAATGCCATGGATGGGTTCACCTAATTCTCGGAGGATTGCTTAAAATAAGGGGCGAGTTTCTCTGCGAGTTTGGCTGCGTCTACTTCATAGGTACCTGCGGAGACCTGTTGCTTCAAGCTGTCAATCTTAAGTGCGCGTTCTGCATCAACCTTGCCGCTGTTCTGGGCTTGCAAGAGCTTAATAGCTTCGTCGGAAATAGAAACCTCATCTTTACGCGTACTCTTCTTCATTTGTTCCTGCCTTTGCGATTCCGCACTGCGTTGATACGGATTAATCGCATTAATTCGTCCGGTCTCGTTAATTTTCATAACTTCCACCTTCCTTTTGATATAAAAAAGCCGATAATCTTTACTAAGTTTATCGGCCTACGTTGAAACATTCTTTATAGCTGCAAACGTTTTTTTACAGAATTTATATACCGCGGAGCTTATCGACTGCCCGGTATGCACCCTCAGATGACTTCTTAAGAGGTTCCGCAGCAGCACTTTCTTTAGCAGCATTTGCAAGATCTTTCGTCAGACGGGAGCGGCAGCTGTCGCACATATGCCCTTCACGGATCAAGGTTCCACACACCTCGCACGGCAGCATCATATTAGGCGCATTTGCTATGGAAATTCGGCCTTCGCGAATAAAACGGGTGATTTCCTTGATCGGAATCTCCGTAGCATCGGACAGCTCCTGAATATTGGTGCCTCTGTTTTTGCGCAGATATTCTACGCAGATTTCATATTGATGTTCAAGCTCTTTGAGACAGGGCTGGCACAGGTCCATGATATTTTTGACATATAACCGGCCGCACTTTGGACAATTGTCTAAATTCATTTCGGCAGCGGCTCCCTTCTTACATTCTTTACAGTGAATTCACGTCTTATGCTCTAGATTACATGATAGCTGAAATTCCGTCTATGATTAGTATCGGCTAAAAAATCGCTTTAATTATATTATAATAGCAAAAAATATGCTAAACGGTCATATCAAAGGAGAAATCACATGATTCGTATTCTTGTCATTGAAGATGATCAGGAAATTTCCGGGCTGCTCGAACGATATTTTCATAAGGAAGGCATGGAATGCATGCGGATCGGGAACGGTTTTGAGGCAAAGGCAGCCTTTGAGAGCAACGGCCCTTTTCAGCTTGTATTGCTCGATCTGATGCTTCCAGGTATGGATGGACTGGAGGTGTTGAGAAGAATCCGTGCGGTCAGCTACGTGCCCGTGCTAATTATGACCGCCAAAGACGGGGAAACGGATAAAATCATCGGTCTCGGCAGTGGAGCTGATGACTATATCATTAAGCCTTTCAGTATCTTTGAATTAATAGCCCGTGCAAAGGCGCTTATCCGGCGGTATATTGATTTTTCAGCCGATCCCCTACTTGAACAAAGCAATCCATACATCTCCTGCGGCGATCTTTTAATTGATCCCGAGCAATGCTCAGTCCTGCAAAACGGTGTCTCCCTCGGTCTGACGGCCACGGAATTTCAAATCGTCTATTTGCTGGCCTCTCATCCCAAAAAAGTGTTCACCCGGGAAAATCTATATACCCGAATCTGGGGTGAAGATTATGCAGGTGCTGGTGCGGAAAACACCATTTCTGTACACATCCGCAGATTGCGCTCCAAAATTGAAGAGGACCCTTCCCTCCCCCGGCATATCATCACAGTCTGGGGAATGGGCTACAAATGGGGTGAAGTATGACGGTTCTTTTCCTTCTTATCAGCCTGATTCTTGCTGTCCTGTTGGCCATTGTCCTTGCCTTCCGCTTACTGCGGCTTCATCGTGAACTGAAACATGTCCGTGAGTTTCTTTTGAACAAGACTGCCTTCACAGAACCCGGACAGGCCCTGCCCAATGAGCGGGTTCGGATCTTTAGCGAAAATCCTATACTTCGCAAGTTAGCTTCCGGCATTAACAGTCTTCTGGACCGTCTGCAAAATGCTGAATCCCGTACAAGGCAAGCAGAGGACGCGCACAAACGGCTGGTATCGAATATCTCGCATGATTTACGCACCCCTTTGACCTCTGTGATGGGCTATTTGGAGGTACTGCAAACGGATGAGAATCTGAGCGGTGCGGAGCAGAAACAATTCATGAACATCGCTTATAAGAAATCCCGCTCGATGTATGAGCTGCTGGATCAGTTTTTTCAATTGGCGAAGATTGAAGCCGGGGATCTCCCCCTGCAAAACGTCCCCATAGACATGAACAGATTGGTCAAGGAAATGCTGGTCGGCCTCTATCCTTCTTTTCTCAGCCTGTCACTGGAGCCTGTTGTGGAGATTCCGCAAAAACGCTTGTATGCGCTTGGTGATAGCATGGCTGTGGAACGCATCGTAGGCAATTTGCTGTCCAACAGCTTGCGGCACGGGGCTTCCTCCGGAATAATCGGGGCGCGGCTCACCGAAACGGAGGATCACATTTCGCTTGAAATCTGGGATAACGGACCAGGAATTTCGCCAGGGAATTTGAAGCTTATTTTCGAAAGAATGTACACGCTTGAACCTGCCCGCACATCCGGCAGCAGCGGCAGCGGCTTGGGACTCACGATAGCCAGACAGCTGGCGCTCAAGCTGGGGGGAAGTCTCCATGCCGCTTCGATACCGGGGGAACGCACCTCTTTTATTTTGCAGCTGCCTAAGGCTTCCTCCTGCTGAATTGTGGAATATTAAAGAAAAAGTAAGAATTAAGTCATAGTTAAGTAAGGGTATTCCTCTAAGCTGAGTCCATACCTTTACTGAGGAGAGACAATCAATGATTCCTATTCTGCAAACCCGTGACTTAAACAAGCGCTACCGAAACTCGGCCGTAGTTGAAAATTTGAACCTGACCGTGCGCCAAGGTGATATTTATGGTCTTCTCGGCCAGAACGGAGCCGGCAAAACTACGACCCTGCGCATGATTTTGGGATTAATCCAGCCTACCTCCGGCAGCATCGAATGGCTTGGTAATCCGCTGCACAGAACGCTTTACAGCCGGATTGGCTCTATTATCGAAACTCCGGGATTCTATCCACATCTGACAGCCGCCGAGAATCTTGAAATTCACCGCCGGATGAGCGGCA carries:
- a CDS encoding flagellar assembly protein FliW, with the translated sequence MIIETLSWGKLEIDEEQIYHFSKGLPGFDEETEFALIPMAETPFWVLQSVKTIGLSFLLGDPFVFYPTFEFELPDDEAEELGIGKDVVVRCIITLKEQLDQSTINLLAPVVLNPTGLSGKQIVLHKAPYHTKHSLLQEQSTIDGKDGG
- the flgM gene encoding flagellar biosynthesis anti-sigma factor FlgM, producing the protein MKINETGRINAINPYQRSAESQRQEQMKKSTRKDEVSISDEAIKLLQAQNSGKVDAERALKIDSLKQQVSAGTYEVDAAKLAEKLAPYFKQSSEN
- a CDS encoding sensor histidine kinase — encoded protein: MTVLFLLISLILAVLLAIVLAFRLLRLHRELKHVREFLLNKTAFTEPGQALPNERVRIFSENPILRKLASGINSLLDRLQNAESRTRQAEDAHKRLVSNISHDLRTPLTSVMGYLEVLQTDENLSGAEQKQFMNIAYKKSRSMYELLDQFFQLAKIEAGDLPLQNVPIDMNRLVKEMLVGLYPSFLSLSLEPVVEIPQKRLYALGDSMAVERIVGNLLSNSLRHGASSGIIGARLTETEDHISLEIWDNGPGISPGNLKLIFERMYTLEPARTSGSSGSGLGLTIARQLALKLGGSLHAASIPGERTSFILQLPKASSC
- the flgL gene encoding flagellar hook-associated protein FlgL, with the translated sequence MLRVTSNMMNSQLLLNLNRNARTMNDTQLQLASGRKINKPSDDPVGITYSLRYRAELSSNEQYTRNVDGALSWLDYNDTVLGQAGDVVQRLRELTVKASTGSNPQSALDSINEEVLQLKQQLVDISNSKLNGKYIFNGEKYDAKPYDFAKGADGTYDTSMPVTTDSGQIQYIVGEGVQMPINMTGNDVFGHTGDSDNLFSIINNISDALKKGDLTAISGQLDKIDTRVETILSARAEIGAKTNRVELMQDRLSDLNINLTDLQAKTEDADYEELIMKSKIQENIYNASLSVGAKIISTTLVDFIR
- a CDS encoding flagellar protein FlgN encodes the protein MALTKLLELLERLDEAHLQMLDLAAVKKQTIMDNKVDGLIDIMNRESKLMKLIGQLEEQRTEAAYAFLQHVGIRSNLNLNLTELSRLVFDPEDKLRLLQIQQKLSDTVRRLKKANELNQKLIEQSLTFIDYSLDLLVGRPNQDFTYHHPSDKGNSAARPGLFDTRG
- a CDS encoding DUF6470 family protein, translating into MQSILQIRQTPAIIGIDADPGTFSMSQPKAEVNVTTTPGELNVQSFRPELTIDQTRAHAAYNGGSVLDMNKRIYSGIQQLYLQAIARRVEQGTRMAEFFKPGNTIAEIYGMDTEPNSFPEPCGPASYDNVDIHIETRAPQISFRAAEVDIQVERHRPETEYTRGKLNIYMQQYASIQFIPPEVNVQL
- a CDS encoding response regulator transcription factor, producing MIRILVIEDDQEISGLLERYFHKEGMECMRIGNGFEAKAAFESNGPFQLVLLDLMLPGMDGLEVLRRIRAVSYVPVLIMTAKDGETDKIIGLGSGADDYIIKPFSIFELIARAKALIRRYIDFSADPLLEQSNPYISCGDLLIDPEQCSVLQNGVSLGLTATEFQIVYLLASHPKKVFTRENLYTRIWGEDYAGAGAENTISVHIRRLRSKIEEDPSLPRHIITVWGMGYKWGEV
- a CDS encoding TIGR03826 family flagellar region protein, producing MNLDNCPKCGRLYVKNIMDLCQPCLKELEHQYEICVEYLRKNRGTNIQELSDATEIPIKEITRFIREGRISIANAPNMMLPCEVCGTLIREGHMCDSCRSRLTKDLANAAKESAAAEPLKKSSEGAYRAVDKLRGI
- the csrA gene encoding carbon storage regulator CsrA, whose protein sequence is MLVLSRRKGESIVIQDQIELTILSVDGDTVKVGISAPKHVDIFRKEVYLSIQESNRESVAPQQSDLNALINRLRGSNANN
- the flgK gene encoding flagellar hook-associated protein FlgK, translating into MTSTFHSIETARRSLFTQTAALNTTGHNIANANTEGYTRQRVNMKAASPIEAYGLTNSTVPGQLGTGVEFTSIERIREMFLDDQYRGESAASGNWTIQSDTLDKLEAIVNEPSDTGIRTVLDNFWKSWSDLSKNPEDPTARKIVVQTTQSLTDAINYMSTQLNNLDRDLTSNIDVKGKEIQTYLSSIVDLNQSIAKIEGMGDQANDLRDQRDLLTDKLSKIANITVVDTDAGYNISLGGRNLVQGAALSATVDSAFLNAAYDSGDLKAGEAYGMIFSNRTYVTDYKKQLDTLANTIANGEVQVTIPAGSTVPAGTTVLKDSEIINVDGTKTTLLAGTAIPIPLTGDLKTTVKGLNGMHQLGFGMDGSSGRAFFTPAVAGEAITAGNIRLNPEIAADPSLFATSMRATTDAAGQVSVIKGNNTLALMFSNLKDNNTFTTASGSTTGTVGSYLSSMVGQLGIQSQEAARQASNSDFLVEQVNSRRQSVSGVSLDEEMSNMLVFQHAYSAAARFMTTFDEMLDKLINSTGTVGR